A stretch of the Bacillus sp. B-jedd genome encodes the following:
- a CDS encoding divergent PAP2 family protein, translating to MFLSYPILASLLGVLIAQFIKIPIHYLTTGKLQWNLMFSTGGMPSSHTASIISLTTAIGITTGIHSNDFAIALVVSLIVMHDATGVRRHAGYHAAVLNTLLADFNRLIDSIRDHQFEKTEYRGTLKELLGHKPLEVFFGIITGILVAVATYYIYPF from the coding sequence ATGTTCTTGTCATATCCAATCCTGGCATCTCTATTGGGTGTCCTGATTGCCCAGTTTATAAAGATTCCCATTCATTATCTGACAACCGGAAAGCTGCAATGGAATCTGATGTTCAGCACCGGCGGTATGCCGAGTTCACATACGGCTTCCATTATCTCTCTGACGACAGCGATTGGAATTACAACCGGCATTCATTCGAACGATTTTGCGATTGCCCTGGTGGTTTCCCTGATTGTCATGCATGATGCAACTGGTGTCCGGCGGCATGCGGGGTATCATGCGGCGGTATTGAATACGCTGCTGGCTGACTTCAACCGGCTGATTGATTCCATCCGCGACCACCAGTTTGAGAAAACTGAGTACAGAGGGACGTTGAAAGAGTTACTTGGCCATAAACCGCTTGAAGTGTTTTTCGGAATCATTACTGGTATTTTGGTGGCGGTTGCCACGTATTATATCTATCCGTTTTAG
- a CDS encoding FUSC family protein — translation MKKKIISNTILFISILAFIKIFAVLFGTANTLVGVTVVVAILVLMQENLTKKPMTNLAKLLFINLTLGILAYISSHNIWLGLIINFAALSGIGYFLSVKLNKNIIVPFGLQYLFMLYTPVDNGDFTKRLLGLAFGAVMIMLVQFIIHRKSVNKQAEESGLIEEKQDQYRCVKIFKKEYKVHVVRGSYAIRIGLLTAITAFLVAFFKIEQGRWIVYTIFSLTELYSEECKTRSAQRLQGTIIGVAIILVLFTFIKDSTVRGLIALLGGYLDSYTRNYKEKMICVTMSVVAAASLTNSALSMVTERIGYILIGIVLALLVDKFILRKQLTEFT, via the coding sequence ATGAAGAAGAAAATCATATCGAATACAATTTTGTTTATATCAATCTTGGCGTTTATAAAAATCTTTGCTGTCTTGTTTGGAACAGCAAACACTTTGGTTGGAGTTACTGTTGTTGTAGCTATATTAGTCCTGATGCAGGAAAATCTAACAAAAAAACCAATGACCAATTTGGCTAAGTTACTTTTCATAAATTTAACTTTGGGGATATTGGCATACATTTCAAGCCATAACATATGGCTAGGTTTAATTATAAACTTTGCCGCTTTATCAGGAATAGGATATTTCCTAAGCGTAAAATTAAATAAAAACATTATCGTTCCGTTTGGGTTACAATATCTATTCATGCTTTATACTCCAGTTGACAATGGTGACTTTACGAAAAGGTTATTAGGATTAGCCTTTGGCGCCGTCATGATTATGCTTGTCCAATTTATCATCCACAGGAAAAGCGTAAACAAACAGGCAGAGGAAAGTGGATTAATTGAAGAAAAACAGGATCAATATAGATGTGTAAAGATATTTAAAAAGGAATATAAAGTCCACGTTGTAAGAGGATCCTACGCGATTAGAATTGGTCTGCTAACAGCGATAACGGCTTTTTTAGTAGCCTTTTTCAAAATAGAACAAGGCAGATGGATCGTCTATACGATTTTTTCTCTAACAGAACTGTATTCCGAAGAATGTAAAACAAGATCAGCACAAAGACTGCAAGGTACAATCATCGGGGTAGCGATTATATTAGTATTGTTTACTTTCATTAAAGACAGTACAGTAAGAGGGTTAATTGCTCTGCTTGGAGGATATTTAGACTCTTACACAAGAAATTACAAGGAAAAAATGATATGTGTAACAATGTCTGTGGTAGCCGCAGCTTCACTAACCAATAGTGCACTCAGTATGGTAACAGAGAGAATTGGCTATATATTGATTGGGATTGTTCTTGCTTTATTGGTAGATAAGTTTATCCTTAGAAAACAGTTAACAGAATTCACATAA
- a CDS encoding RluA family pseudouridine synthase codes for MKIRVLFEDNHLLLDEKPINVPVQEDSSGSRDLLTMLKDDLKRRYQKPGNVYLGLVHRLDRPVGGVMVFAKTSKAASRLSDMIRRHVIERHYLAVVHGTPTRKRGQLVHHLHKNNRKNKVTVVDPDHLDAKKAVLDFEVIESKKGFSLLSVYLHTGRPHQIRVQLSTIGNPIFGDQKYGEQFTKPGQQIALWAHSIHFEHPVRKEPIGIQSVPPINNPWNIWELVRSLEKEEDQRLVKV; via the coding sequence ATGAAGATACGAGTTTTATTTGAGGATAATCATCTGCTTTTGGATGAAAAGCCAATCAATGTTCCTGTCCAGGAAGATAGCAGCGGCAGTCGAGATTTGTTAACGATGTTAAAAGACGATCTGAAAAGACGTTACCAGAAGCCAGGCAATGTTTATTTAGGGCTTGTCCATCGCCTGGATCGGCCTGTTGGTGGTGTGATGGTGTTCGCTAAAACTTCTAAGGCGGCCTCCAGGTTATCGGATATGATCCGCAGACATGTAATCGAACGCCATTATTTAGCAGTTGTCCATGGAACCCCGACTAGGAAAAGAGGGCAACTGGTGCATCATCTCCATAAGAATAACCGGAAGAATAAAGTGACCGTTGTTGATCCAGATCACCTGGACGCAAAAAAAGCTGTGCTCGATTTCGAAGTGATAGAATCGAAAAAAGGATTTAGCCTCCTTTCTGTGTACCTTCACACTGGGAGGCCTCATCAAATTAGGGTTCAACTTTCAACAATCGGCAATCCGATTTTCGGTGACCAAAAATACGGGGAACAGTTTACGAAACCGGGACAACAAATTGCCCTTTGGGCTCATTCGATCCATTTCGAGCATCCAGTCAGGAAAGAACCAATTGGAATTCAATCAGTCCCGCCTATCAATAATCCTTGGAATATTTGGGAGCTTGTTAGAAGCCTTGAAAAAGAGGAAGATCAAAGGTTGGTAAAAGTATGA